The Ochotona princeps isolate mOchPri1 chromosome 22, mOchPri1.hap1, whole genome shotgun sequence nucleotide sequence GCTGTCACCCGCCACCCAAAAATAGCCCCCGGCACCCAGCCTCCGGCCTCGTGGCCGAGACATGGCTGCTGCCTCTGAGCCGGTGGTGCAGTCCGGTGCGCCCTGGGGACCTGCGCGCCCAGAGCCGCCTCCCATCCGCTTCCACCAGGTGCATGGCGCCAACATTCGCGTGGACCCCTCCGGGACGCGGGCCACGCGCGTGGAGAGCTTCGCCCACGGCGTGTGTTTCAGTCGTGAGCCGCTGGCCCCGGGCCAGGTGTTCCTGGTGGAGATTGAAGAGAAAGAGCTGGGCTGGTGCGGGCATCTGCGCCTGGGTCTGACTGCGCTGGACCCTGCCAGTCTGGCCGTGGTGCCCGAGTTCTCGCTGCCCGATCTGGTCAGCCTTGGCCACACCTGGGTCTTCGCCATTACACGCCACCACAATCGTGTGCCCCGGGAGGGCCAGTCTGGGGTTGAGGTGGTGGCTCCCAGCCGACCCCCGATCTTGGTGGAGCCTTATCTGCGCATTGAGCAGTTTCGCATTCCGCGGGACCGTCTGGTGGGCCGCAGCCGGCCCGGGCTCTACAGCCACCTGTTGGATCAGCTCTATGAGCTGAACGTGCTGCCTCCCACCGCG carries:
- the NEURL2 gene encoding neuralized-like protein 2, with amino-acid sequence MAAASEPVVQSGAPWGPARPEPPPIRFHQVHGANIRVDPSGTRATRVESFAHGVCFSREPLAPGQVFLVEIEEKELGWCGHLRLGLTALDPASLAVVPEFSLPDLVSLGHTWVFAITRHHNRVPREGQSGVEVVAPSRPPILVEPYLRIEQFRIPRDRLVGRSRPGLYSHLLDQLYELNVLPPTARRSRLGVLFCPRRDGTADMHIVINGEDMGPSARGLPAARPLYAVVDVFASTKSVRLVQLEYGLPSLQTLCRLVIQRSVVHRLAIDGLHLPKGLKDFCKYE